The following coding sequences are from one Planctomicrobium piriforme window:
- a CDS encoding cupin domain-containing protein, whose protein sequence is MSNLFADLPTTLVSEQFDVLLSAGSVRIERIVSTGQSSPPGFWYDQSEAEWVVVLQGAATLRFESEDRQVELKRGEHVLIPAHVRHRVEWTTPDEPTVWLAVFYVEQG, encoded by the coding sequence ATGTCGAACCTGTTCGCTGATCTGCCGACGACTCTTGTGAGTGAACAGTTCGACGTGCTGCTCTCGGCAGGCAGCGTTCGCATTGAGCGCATCGTCTCGACCGGTCAAAGCAGTCCGCCTGGATTCTGGTATGACCAGTCAGAGGCGGAATGGGTGGTCGTGTTGCAGGGGGCGGCAACGCTGCGTTTTGAATCTGAAGACCGGCAGGTGGAGCTGAAACGGGGAGAGCATGTGCTGATCCCCGCTCACGTTCGGCATCGAGTCGAGTGGACAACACCGGACGAGCCGACAGTCTGGCTGGCGGTGTTCTACGTCGAGCAGGGATAG
- a CDS encoding DUF1653 domain-containing protein, translated as MTEPLPPGRYRHYKGRDYIVLGTARHSETLEPLVVYQQDYGERGLWVRPRSMFDETVEVKGSAVLRFQYVGPADVEPVR; from the coding sequence ATGACTGAACCGCTGCCGCCCGGCCGTTATCGCCACTACAAGGGGCGGGACTACATCGTCCTCGGCACCGCCCGACATAGTGAAACTCTCGAACCGCTTGTGGTCTATCAGCAGGACTATGGCGAACGGGGGTTATGGGTTCGTCCCCGGTCGATGTTCGACGAGACGGTTGAAGTCAAGGGGAGTGCAGTGCTGCGGTTTCAATATGTGGGACCGGCCGATGTCGAACCTGTTCGCTGA
- a CDS encoding serine hydrolase domain-containing protein has protein sequence MSLDFKKNLLGLLLPMLGAVPALAQGDSPSGPGPRIPGVHEQMAKQVEQREIAGAVTLVTTPDRVIHLDTVGNANIERHQAMQPDTIFWIASMTKPITGAAVCKLESEGKLKLDDPVEKYIPEFKQLKNAKGEPVQVTLMQLLTHTSGMADYKPEEVIDIPTLDKLIPLYVAKPVKFQPGTKWEYCQSGINTAGRIVELVTGMPFQDYLQQEFFGPLGMVDTTFYLSEEQLPRLVTAYKRTDDGQLEVETKHRLLLLDKSPTSRDRFPAANGGLFSTALDYARFCQMLLNDGTLAGHQCMTPEAVKRLRTIQTPKEIVTGFTPGNGWGVATCVVREPQGINAMVSPGTYGHGGAYGTQVWIDPEKKLAWILMVQRSNYKNSDGSDARAAFQKAIFAK, from the coding sequence ATGTCGCTCGATTTCAAAAAAAACCTTCTCGGGTTGCTGCTGCCGATGCTCGGCGCCGTGCCGGCATTGGCCCAGGGTGACTCCCCGAGTGGACCGGGCCCCCGCATCCCAGGCGTCCATGAACAAATGGCGAAGCAGGTCGAGCAGCGTGAGATTGCCGGCGCGGTGACTCTGGTGACAACGCCGGATCGAGTCATCCATCTCGATACGGTCGGGAATGCCAATATCGAGCGTCATCAGGCGATGCAGCCGGACACGATCTTCTGGATCGCGTCCATGACCAAGCCCATCACCGGCGCTGCGGTCTGCAAGCTGGAGTCGGAAGGGAAGTTGAAGCTCGACGATCCGGTTGAGAAATACATTCCCGAATTCAAACAGTTGAAGAATGCAAAAGGGGAACCGGTTCAGGTCACCCTGATGCAGCTGCTGACGCACACCTCCGGCATGGCCGATTACAAGCCAGAAGAGGTCATCGATATCCCGACCCTCGACAAGTTGATTCCTCTGTATGTCGCGAAGCCAGTCAAGTTTCAGCCGGGCACAAAATGGGAGTACTGCCAGTCAGGGATCAACACGGCGGGCCGCATCGTCGAGTTGGTCACAGGCATGCCATTTCAGGATTACCTGCAGCAGGAGTTCTTCGGTCCGCTGGGCATGGTCGACACGACGTTCTATCTCTCTGAAGAACAATTGCCTCGCCTGGTCACGGCTTATAAACGCACGGACGACGGTCAATTGGAAGTGGAAACAAAGCATCGCTTGCTGCTCCTGGACAAGAGCCCGACAAGTCGTGATCGGTTTCCGGCCGCCAATGGAGGACTCTTTTCCACCGCACTGGACTACGCCCGCTTCTGCCAGATGCTGCTGAACGACGGCACGCTGGCCGGTCATCAGTGTATGACGCCGGAGGCCGTCAAACGGCTGCGCACGATTCAGACACCCAAAGAGATCGTCACCGGTTTTACGCCGGGGAATGGATGGGGCGTTGCCACCTGTGTGGTTCGCGAGCCGCAGGGGATAAACGCCATGGTTTCGCCGGGCACTTATGGTCATGGCGGCGCCTATGGCACGCAGGTGTGGATTGATCCGGAGAAGAAGCTGGCCTGGATCCTGATGGTTCAGCGTTCCAACTACAAGAACTCCGACGGATCGGATGCCCGAGCGGCATTTCAAAAGGCGATCTTCGCGAAGTGA
- a CDS encoding type II toxin-antitoxin system ParD family antitoxin has product MPTRNVNLTEHYDQFISEQVEAGKFQNASEVLRAGLRLLEQQSQTEEQQLALLKKLAREGFAALDQGAGLAISTSKDLEKTTARIGKRAAKRVSKP; this is encoded by the coding sequence ATGCCGACTCGAAACGTCAATCTCACTGAACATTACGATCAGTTCATCTCCGAGCAGGTCGAGGCTGGAAAATTCCAGAACGCCAGCGAAGTCTTGCGGGCGGGCCTGCGGCTGCTGGAACAACAATCTCAAACGGAAGAGCAACAGCTTGCACTCTTGAAAAAGCTGGCACGGGAAGGTTTCGCCGCATTGGATCAAGGGGCAGGTCTTGCCATCTCCACGTCAAAAGACCTTGAAAAGACAACTGCGAGGATCGGAAAGCGAGCCGCAAAGAGAGTTTCGAAACCATGA
- a CDS encoding DUF1338 domain-containing protein, with protein sequence MSSSQLNRLLDRLWTDFSRINPQALAIHSLLQQRGETVINDHIAFRTFDDPRIGIEVLAKPFLADGYVPKENYRFEQKKLDARHYEHADPKLPKVFISELKVKECSAKLQSIVAGLLDQIPAAALTDPELCMAGRPWKVSFADYETLAGESEYAGWMSAFGFRANHFTVFVNYLQSVATLADLNTLIKQAGFPLNAEGGEIKGSPEVLLEQSSTLAPPVEVDFTDGPHAVPGCYYEFARRYALPDGKLFSGFVTKSADKIFQSTDRRT encoded by the coding sequence ATGTCCTCGTCTCAACTGAATCGACTGCTGGACCGGCTCTGGACCGATTTCTCGCGTATCAATCCGCAGGCTCTGGCGATTCATTCGCTGCTGCAACAGCGTGGGGAAACGGTCATCAACGATCACATTGCATTCCGCACGTTCGACGATCCCCGCATCGGCATTGAAGTTCTCGCCAAGCCCTTTCTTGCCGATGGGTACGTTCCCAAAGAGAACTATCGTTTCGAACAGAAGAAACTCGATGCCCGGCACTATGAACATGCCGATCCAAAGCTACCGAAGGTCTTCATCAGCGAATTGAAGGTCAAAGAGTGCAGCGCGAAGTTGCAGTCAATCGTCGCCGGGTTGCTCGATCAGATCCCCGCTGCCGCGCTGACTGATCCCGAACTGTGCATGGCGGGCCGACCCTGGAAGGTTTCCTTCGCAGATTACGAAACCCTCGCAGGCGAAAGCGAATACGCTGGCTGGATGTCGGCCTTCGGCTTCCGGGCGAACCACTTCACGGTCTTTGTGAACTATTTGCAATCGGTCGCGACTCTGGCGGACCTCAACACACTGATTAAGCAGGCCGGGTTCCCCCTGAACGCTGAAGGGGGCGAAATTAAGGGAAGTCCCGAAGTCCTGCTGGAGCAATCGTCTACGCTCGCTCCGCCCGTCGAAGTCGACTTCACAGACGGCCCGCATGCCGTCCCCGGCTGTTATTACGAGTTTGCCCGGCGGTATGCTTTACCGGACGGAAAACTTTTCAGCGGGTTTGTCACGAAAAGTGCAGACAAGATCTTTCAAAGCACCGACCGGCGCACATGA
- a CDS encoding DUF480 domain-containing protein yields the protein MRELSKPQRRVLGVLVEKAYTVPESYPMTIKSLIAGCNQKSNRAPITNYNEDAVIQALDELRAMGVAAVVHTESGRTERYRHYVRKRFPFTEPQLAIITELLLRGRQQMGELRARASRMVAVESQPELKKEIEGLLEQGYVQADGPLDRRGVEIDHNFYLPSENVRMAFRSEPAASVEDHVRDEPVAPRATRESSGGEWQQEATALRESNRELRNDLEELKQQLASVQEDLTQLRQSLGA from the coding sequence GTGCGTGAATTGTCGAAGCCGCAGCGCCGCGTGCTGGGGGTGCTGGTCGAGAAGGCCTACACCGTTCCGGAAAGCTACCCGATGACGATCAAGTCGCTGATCGCCGGGTGCAATCAGAAAAGCAATCGCGCCCCAATTACCAACTACAACGAAGACGCCGTCATTCAGGCGCTCGACGAACTGCGGGCGATGGGCGTAGCGGCCGTGGTCCATACCGAATCCGGCCGCACGGAACGTTATCGGCACTATGTTCGCAAACGCTTCCCCTTCACCGAACCGCAACTGGCGATCATCACCGAGTTGCTTCTTCGCGGACGTCAGCAGATGGGGGAACTGCGGGCCCGGGCCAGCCGCATGGTCGCGGTTGAAAGTCAGCCTGAATTGAAAAAGGAGATCGAAGGCCTGCTCGAACAGGGCTATGTCCAGGCCGATGGCCCGCTCGACCGACGGGGGGTCGAGATCGACCACAATTTTTATCTTCCATCTGAAAACGTCAGAATGGCTTTTCGCAGCGAGCCTGCTGCCAGCGTAGAAGATCACGTTCGCGACGAACCGGTCGCACCGCGAGCAACCCGTGAATCGTCCGGCGGCGAATGGCAGCAGGAAGCGACCGCACTGAGAGAGTCGAATCGCGAATTGCGGAATGACCTCGAAGAGTTGAAACAACAACTGGCGAGCGTGCAGGAGGATCTGACACAACTCCGCCAGAGTCTGGGTGCCTGA
- a CDS encoding outer membrane protein assembly factor BamB family protein, with amino-acid sequence MSTKVADTAESVTLTGVAAAVFVGSIRALAGCLLFWFAAFPAWGESTAPSAGAAAQPADNFTKSMLLERDRTAERTLRDVLLAIPQQDWSAIASRLQEVTESRDAALVRFDDVLCSKNVAVASVCERLPLAGRAAVLRLSEPLAQAELDRALRSSDTAVLLNVARRYSHTATGVIARKLYQQTQRDRGSIALSVTAPKENAVRLPQSDAAWSVNFELPLRSRETLQEIHHSLRQSGLNPYPTFDLITGDDVLLVTQPAARLAIHPTNGQVLWSRPIAGYGPQWLREPGELLDSNRVRLFTMTVAHRVFGEAVTARTAADDSRFCFVESLMDEKIWSQAKAPPSDTELAHPFPANQLVCVDQSTGNVHWTFSGSPPQTVSFSGTPVLTNGTVDVVGESRTTKTLSLYRLDAASGELLVAHELGQSLLPLGEDVHRQEIDCQVFVDGDAVICPTAAGALFALDALTGDALWVHRYPRSDAVEIPAELEQTLHRSGFEWWNSWQTSQLLPIGDLLVSITPDRDELVALNRATGHVAWTIPRRDGLSIACADEQQGVVVIGETNARAFDRQTGHLRWESSIPHPGGLGVVQGSTYRFPILNDGSAELDLKTGKLHTDIASAAAFAPPDGVLPHALRPRNFVAAKGTVFDIRAYELRPLHASARPDSSPLNSARQAFASGNRLEAVRLLREQLSAAPETTVSLVRSTLLGMLSAMLPTAHTDGARNDLSTEITQLTTTPYERAAWRQLQARAAQQRGDLAAFAHLWLTAPDDELETPLAAIDETSRSRLDRWFQAEALQVAKTPDSKLPEEIQTWLATNAADDSRPALAEKLGSTPWGQQLRLRFPAHGDTLRERIHSQLRLLDQANSPDPELAAGAAWRLFERYQRQGDLLDAARWLNRLAVFPPHLLLPDGRSVEDVCRAEVASLQQAIEADSALSPWPSTRPRTEIKPRGSREVYLVPVPVAAPHGSTFDRVNVEIDYPGHQAVRFHGSSWSRPWYARLPKTLRNLRYDVQLDRAWGFEQLLVLQTGSELFGITPFNLKGDPRAFTLWPPEKQTIDTLGDRDNLMLTFLNDPQPQRPGFVTPLSRRIDEFHHCVAAVGPVRSGYLCLQQQGMLVALDTATGEELWRRYDLPARADVYGDDHQITVASPVERDVLICSAIDGRVLDRLTRQHHPASVLAAAGTRLILVEGDRPSSTFQDDEQAEVDATDEDKEADGPPVKTEEVTLKCLDIAAGNTLWQRQWPALSIPFAVDNHWLGMLSPGGHLELFSQSTGETVAAHQVFVPNHIDKIVCSVGESDVIVIISDQITDRGLLSMMQIRGGYRRPQVNGPGYCFDRETGVQKWTRWFEDTEFPVDQPLGLPILVTAEARAALPREEPKSDDPDAPPAEPIREPGVRIRCLDRHTGELLEEFRNPDEAMPYYSVLANRSQSEIRLQTLRTRLEIDYSLQARVPGNPPVTPDQETPDARD; translated from the coding sequence ATGTCCACGAAGGTTGCCGATACTGCCGAATCCGTGACCCTCACTGGCGTCGCGGCGGCGGTGTTCGTCGGCAGCATAAGAGCTCTGGCCGGTTGTCTTTTGTTCTGGTTTGCCGCGTTCCCGGCGTGGGGAGAATCAACTGCTCCTTCTGCCGGAGCGGCCGCGCAGCCCGCCGACAATTTCACAAAATCGATGTTGCTGGAGCGCGACCGCACCGCCGAGCGCACGCTCCGCGATGTGCTGCTGGCGATCCCGCAACAGGATTGGTCGGCCATTGCCAGCCGCCTGCAGGAGGTCACCGAAAGCCGGGATGCGGCACTCGTCAGATTTGACGACGTCCTCTGCAGCAAGAATGTGGCCGTCGCCAGTGTCTGCGAACGTCTCCCCCTGGCCGGCCGTGCCGCGGTGCTGCGTCTTTCCGAACCGCTCGCTCAAGCGGAACTCGATCGTGCATTGCGCAGCAGTGATACTGCTGTACTGCTCAATGTCGCCCGACGTTATTCCCACACCGCAACCGGCGTCATCGCTCGTAAGCTGTACCAGCAGACCCAGCGCGATCGCGGCAGTATTGCCTTGTCTGTAACCGCTCCGAAAGAGAACGCTGTCAGGCTCCCCCAGAGCGACGCGGCCTGGAGCGTTAACTTCGAACTGCCGCTCCGCTCGCGCGAGACGCTGCAGGAGATCCATCACAGCTTGCGGCAAAGCGGACTGAATCCCTATCCCACGTTCGACCTGATCACCGGCGACGATGTGTTGCTGGTGACGCAACCAGCGGCCCGCCTGGCAATTCATCCCACAAACGGACAGGTGTTGTGGTCGAGGCCCATCGCAGGTTACGGGCCGCAATGGTTGCGTGAGCCGGGCGAACTGCTCGATTCCAACCGGGTACGACTTTTCACCATGACGGTCGCTCACCGTGTCTTCGGAGAAGCGGTCACCGCCCGAACGGCCGCGGACGACTCCCGCTTCTGCTTCGTCGAATCGCTGATGGATGAAAAGATCTGGTCGCAAGCGAAAGCGCCCCCGTCCGATACTGAACTCGCGCATCCGTTTCCTGCCAATCAACTCGTCTGCGTCGACCAGTCGACCGGAAATGTCCACTGGACCTTTTCCGGATCGCCTCCGCAGACCGTCTCATTCTCTGGCACGCCCGTCTTGACCAACGGCACGGTGGATGTCGTTGGCGAGTCGAGAACGACAAAAACTCTGTCGCTCTATCGACTGGATGCCGCTTCAGGCGAACTGCTCGTCGCTCACGAACTTGGCCAGTCATTGTTGCCTCTCGGAGAAGATGTTCATCGCCAGGAGATCGACTGTCAGGTGTTTGTCGACGGCGACGCCGTGATCTGCCCCACTGCCGCCGGAGCCCTCTTCGCGCTGGATGCACTGACCGGCGACGCGCTCTGGGTGCATCGCTATCCCCGTTCCGATGCCGTCGAGATCCCCGCCGAACTGGAACAGACCCTCCACCGCTCCGGTTTTGAGTGGTGGAACAGTTGGCAGACATCGCAACTGCTGCCGATCGGCGATCTACTCGTCTCCATCACGCCCGATCGAGATGAACTTGTTGCCCTGAATCGCGCGACGGGTCACGTTGCCTGGACAATTCCACGTCGCGATGGCTTGAGCATTGCCTGCGCCGACGAGCAGCAGGGCGTCGTCGTGATCGGTGAAACGAACGCAAGGGCATTTGATCGGCAGACCGGCCATCTCCGCTGGGAATCATCCATTCCTCACCCCGGCGGCCTGGGAGTCGTGCAAGGGTCGACCTATCGTTTCCCCATCCTGAACGACGGCAGCGCCGAACTCGATCTCAAGACCGGCAAGTTACACACGGATATCGCCTCCGCTGCTGCATTTGCCCCTCCCGACGGAGTGCTGCCGCATGCCCTGCGTCCCCGTAACTTCGTCGCTGCGAAGGGCACGGTCTTCGACATTCGCGCCTATGAACTTCGGCCGCTGCACGCCTCCGCACGCCCGGATTCGTCTCCACTGAACTCTGCTCGTCAGGCCTTCGCGTCTGGCAATCGACTGGAAGCCGTTCGTCTCTTGCGCGAGCAGCTTTCAGCAGCGCCCGAGACCACCGTCAGTCTCGTCCGCAGCACCTTGCTCGGCATGCTCTCCGCGATGCTTCCCACGGCCCACACCGACGGGGCACGCAACGACCTCAGCACCGAGATCACGCAACTCACCACCACTCCTTACGAACGGGCAGCCTGGCGTCAGTTGCAAGCTCGCGCCGCTCAGCAGCGCGGCGACCTCGCTGCTTTCGCCCATCTCTGGCTCACAGCGCCCGACGACGAACTCGAAACGCCCCTCGCCGCGATTGACGAAACATCCCGCTCCCGGCTCGATCGCTGGTTTCAGGCGGAAGCTCTGCAAGTCGCGAAGACGCCCGACTCAAAACTTCCAGAAGAAATTCAAACCTGGCTCGCGACAAATGCTGCCGACGACTCCCGGCCTGCCCTCGCGGAAAAGCTCGGCTCAACCCCCTGGGGTCAACAACTGCGTCTGCGGTTCCCAGCGCACGGCGACACACTGCGGGAACGCATCCATTCCCAGCTTCGACTGCTCGATCAAGCAAACAGCCCTGATCCCGAACTCGCGGCCGGCGCGGCCTGGCGACTGTTTGAACGTTACCAGCGTCAGGGAGATCTCCTCGACGCCGCCCGTTGGCTGAACCGGCTGGCTGTCTTTCCTCCGCACCTGTTGCTCCCCGATGGGCGTTCCGTCGAAGACGTCTGTCGAGCCGAAGTCGCCTCGCTCCAGCAAGCGATCGAAGCCGACTCCGCTCTCTCTCCCTGGCCATCAACACGACCACGCACAGAAATCAAGCCCCGCGGCTCGCGTGAGGTGTATCTTGTTCCAGTCCCAGTCGCCGCGCCACACGGCTCGACGTTCGACAGAGTCAACGTCGAGATCGACTATCCCGGACATCAGGCGGTCCGTTTTCACGGCAGCAGTTGGAGCCGGCCCTGGTATGCTCGGCTTCCCAAAACATTGCGGAATCTCCGCTACGACGTGCAGCTCGACCGCGCCTGGGGCTTCGAACAATTGCTGGTCCTGCAAACCGGCAGCGAACTGTTCGGCATCACTCCCTTTAATCTGAAGGGAGATCCTCGGGCGTTCACGCTGTGGCCGCCTGAAAAGCAAACCATCGACACGCTGGGCGACCGCGACAACCTGATGCTCACCTTCCTGAACGACCCGCAGCCGCAACGGCCGGGCTTCGTGACCCCCTTGAGCCGCCGCATCGACGAATTTCACCATTGCGTCGCCGCCGTCGGACCTGTGCGATCCGGCTATCTCTGTCTTCAACAGCAGGGCATGCTGGTCGCCCTCGACACTGCGACCGGCGAAGAACTCTGGCGGCGCTACGATCTTCCCGCCAGGGCAGATGTCTACGGCGACGATCATCAGATCACTGTTGCCTCGCCCGTCGAGCGTGACGTGCTCATCTGCAGTGCCATCGACGGTCGCGTTCTCGACCGACTTACCCGACAGCATCACCCAGCCTCCGTACTGGCCGCAGCCGGCACGCGTCTCATCCTCGTTGAAGGAGACAGACCGTCTTCTACATTCCAGGACGATGAACAGGCAGAGGTCGATGCGACTGATGAAGACAAGGAGGCTGACGGCCCTCCAGTCAAGACGGAAGAGGTCACACTGAAATGCCTCGACATCGCCGCCGGCAACACCCTCTGGCAGCGGCAATGGCCGGCGCTCTCGATTCCCTTCGCGGTCGACAATCACTGGCTGGGCATGCTCTCCCCCGGCGGGCATCTCGAACTGTTCAGCCAGTCCACAGGCGAAACCGTCGCCGCTCATCAGGTCTTCGTTCCCAATCACATCGACAAAATTGTCTGCAGCGTCGGCGAGAGCGATGTGATCGTCATCATCTCGGACCAGATTACCGACCGCGGCCTGCTGTCGATGATGCAGATTCGCGGCGGCTACCGGCGGCCGCAGGTGAACGGTCCCGGCTATTGCTTCGACCGCGAAACGGGCGTGCAGAAATGGACGCGGTGGTTTGAGGACACCGAGTTTCCGGTCGATCAACCGCTGGGCCTGCCTATCCTTGTCACCGCCGAGGCCAGGGCTGCCCTTCCGCGTGAAGAACCCAAATCGGACGATCCCGATGCGCCGCCTGCGGAGCCGATCCGCGAACCGGGGGTCCGCATCCGCTGCCTCGACCGCCACACCGGCGAACTGCTCGAAGAATTCCGCAACCCGGACGAGGCGATGCCCTATTATTCTGTCCTCGCCAACCGGTCCCAGTCCGAGATCCGCCTGCAAACCCTGCGCACACGCCTCGAAATCGACTATTCTTTGCAGGCACGCGTTCCGGGCAATCCGCCAGTCACCCCCGACCAGGAAACTCCGGACGCGCGGGATTGA